Genomic window (Bacillus vallismortis):
TTACTGAGCAAAATTCGCATAGCAATAAAGGACATGAAACGCGTTTTTGGCTCGATAACAGTATGAGGAAAAGTTATTTTTCCCCGCTCAGTTTCAACTTAGCTGTCATCATGATGCCAAATATCAGCACGATCGGAACCCAAATGATGATGTCATAAAAATCAGGCTCAGCGAAAGCCACAATAATAGCCCCCACACAATATAAGATAATAGCCAGCGCTCTTAACACAGCATCTCTTAAAAATGTCTTCTTCTGCTTCTTAAAAAACAAACGGCCGGACAAATCCTCTAAAAGAGAAGCCAGTGTTCCGGTCAACACAGTTGAAGAAATACCTGCGATCCCCAGCTTTTTAGCTGCTATTGTTTGAATCCCCATCGATATGCTCATGAGAATAATAAGGATGTATACAGGAACAAAAGCCGAATAAAAAGAAAGACAAGCAAAGACAAACAAAATGAAAGCTTCAAGCGCAAGCGCTTTTGTCACCGCAGTAGGCCACAGGGTATTTTCTGCCTTTCCGACCATCAGTGTTGAAATAACCACGCCACATATAAATCCGATTAGCGCGGTCAAAGAATTAAAAACTGTGACCTCAAGGGATTTGCCGATCGCTAACCCCAACAATACAATATTTCCAGTCATATTCGCTGTGAACACATGTCCCAGACTTAAATACCCGATTACATCCACGATTCCAGCTGTTAAACATAAAAGTGAAAGCAAGGTGTTTCGATAAGCTGCTGCAGTCAACGGTGTATCAATCCCTTCTTCTATTTCAATTGATAGTATGTCTTTTAACGAAATCTGTTTATTTTGAAATAACCCGGCTTTAATTAGGAAGATAGAACCTATTATTCCATTCCATTAACTGTAATAATAATCTCCGCAAGGAAATTTATTAATTGAAAGGGGCAAATTATGCTGAAACGATTTTGTTTATGGTTCGCCGTGTTTAGTTTGTTTTTGGTTCTCTTGCCTGGAAAAGCGTTTGGAGCTGTCGATTTTCCAAACACCTCAACGAATGGCCTTTTAGGATTTGCCGGAAATGCTAAAAATGAAAAAGGCATTTCTAAAGCGAGCACAACGGGCGGAAAAAACGGCCAGATTGTTTACATTCAAAACGTTAATGATTTAAAAAACCATCTAGGAGGATCAACTCCGAAAATTTTAGTTCTTCAGAATGATCTTTCCGCATCTTCGAAAACAACAGTCACCATTGGCTCAAATAAAACACTCGTAGGCTCTTACGCGAAAAAAACGCTGAAAAATATTTATTTAACAACTTCATCTGCTTCTGGAAACGTCATTTTTCAAAATCTGACGTTTGAACACAGTCCGCAGATTAACGGAAATAATGATATCCAGCTTTATTTAGATTCCGGCATCAACTATTGGATTGACCACGTCACATTTTCGGGCCACAGCTATAGCGCAAGCGGAAGTGATTTGGACAAGCTCCTGTATATCGGAAAATCAGCAGATTATATCACAATCAGCAACTCAAAATTCGCGAATCATAAATACGGTTTGATTTTGGGATACCCTGACGATTCACAGCATCAATATGACGGCTATCCCCACATGACAATCGCTAATAATTATTTTGAGAATTTGTATGTAAGAGGCCCGGGCCTCATGAGATACGGATACTTTCATGTTAAAAACAATTACAGCAACAACTTTAACCAAGCGATTACCATTGCCACAAAAGCAAAAATATATTCCGAATATAACTACTTTGGGAAAGGCAGTGAAAAAGGCGGAATCCTCGATGACAAGGGCACTGGCTATTTCAAGGATACAGGCAGCTACCCGTCTTTAAACAAGCAAACCTCTCCGCTTACTTCCTGGAATCCCGGATCTAACTATAGCTACCGTGTCCAAACGCCGCAGTATACAAAAGAATTTGTCACGAAATATGCCGGATCACAGAGCACAACACTGGTATTTGGCTACTGACACAAAAGAGGCCTGCGTAAAAAACGCCGAGCCTCTTTTTTACTTATAGGCCGATCTTGTTGCCTTCATCAAGCCCAGAACTGGTCAAACCATTCTTATCAAAAAGTGTATTGTCTTTTTCACAATCACTTCTCAATCAATTTTCTTATTATACCAGTTTATCGCAAGTAAAAAGAATAAATTGAATCGGATCATACTAAGTTTCAAAATCGGTTTTCTATTTACATATCATTTAGTTTTTTATCATCTATAAACTAGACCGCCATCAGTTAATATGGCTTGACCGGTAATGTAATCAGAGGCATCTGAAGCTAAGAATGACACTAGATTAGCAACATCTTCGGGGATTTGATATCTTTTCAGGGCTATTTCCGAAGAAAATTTTTCAAAAGCTTCCCCTGGCTGCAGGTCATCACTGTGTTTTACCATTTCTTCATCAATTCTGTCCCACATTTTTGTTTTTGCGACTCCGGGGCAATAAGCATTCACCGTTATTTTATACTTTGCCAGCTCTTTAGCAGCTGTATGTGTAAAAGACTTCACCGCATGCTTCGTCGCTGAATATGTGCCCAGCATTTCAAATGACTCGTGACCAGCTATACTGCATGCGTTAATGATTTTCCCCTTTGTTTTTTGTTTCATGAACTGATCAGCGGCTGCTTGAGTGCCAAAGACAACTCCATTCACGTTAACCTGAAACAATCTATTCAGTTGTTCTTCTGTGATTTCCAAAAATGGAGAAACAGCCTCAATACCCGCATTGTTTACAAAAACATCTAAGCGGCCAAACTGATCTGCTGCTTCTTTAACCAAATTGAATTGGTTTTCACGCTTCGATACATCCCCTCTAACCCCAATCACATGAAAGTGTTTCTCTTTGAAATCTGAAACCGTTTCATTCAGCAGTGCTCCATTGATATCATGCAGCACTACACGAAAACCATCTTTACATAGTCTTTCTGCGATGCCTCTCCCTAATCCGCCTGCTGAACCTGTAACTATCGCTGTCTTGGACATAAACATTCCCCTTTCGCAATAAGTTAACGTGACTATATCTTTATTTTAACAAATCAATAACTCTCCGCATCATTTAAAGGGCTGATACAAAAAACAGTTTCTATATGTAGAAATTGCTGTTATAATTTCAATTTGTCCATACCAGAGACGCTTTCTTTTTTGCTTGTTCATTGTATTCTTGAGACTCCAACTCATTACAAAAAGGCCAAGTTTCAAACCGGCCTTTACATTCAATCTTTTATTAGAATTCGTACAACTCATCAACTGATAACCGTATAAATCTTTAACTTTCCCATCCCCACAATTTTCACCAATATAAGCTTTAACAATAAGTCTTTATAATCTATTCCTGCATTTTGTTATGAAAATGCCGTATTAATCTACTGACTAATCCAGCATGATACATTATGAATTTATCTAAACCATGCCTTTTCTAAATGATTCATGAAATTAGGATCATTAAAAGGGACATTTGCTTTACCGAAATCCGTTGTATTCAAAGCATTCCTCGCTGCCGGCGTTAAGTTTTCCCACCCAATTAATGGCTGAGTGCCCCCTACTTAATCACTAATATGCAATTCATGGTTTAAGGGCCATGTGCTGTCGTATGCAATTAACGGATGTGTATCCTTCATATTTCTTTCATTTGGCTGAACATTCGTGAATTTTCCGTGCCCGGAGTATGCGATAGATAAAACTTTTGGATTTTGATTAGACGGATTGTCGACCCAAACTACAATTCCTTCCCAGTCATGTCTATGCCCCAACCTCGGAGAAGCCTCATCCTTTGGAAAATACCAAGAATACATGATTGCCCACACGCCATTGTACCAAGTTGAACGTGAATAAACTTGTCCGGTATGTTTGCTGCAATCTCCTTCAGGCGCTCCAGTCGGCTGTAACCCGCCACTTGTATTGCCTTGTGCATCTACTGTCGGAGAGGGTACACAGCCGCTATAAACCTTCAAATACGGCTGGAACTTTTTTTCGGCTTTTTGAGAAATAGTAGTTGGGGCAACTTCATCGAAACCTACTACTTTGTCATGATCAATGACAGCAGCATCAACAGTTGGAACTAAGCTGATAAAAACGAGAAATGACATCAAAACAGCAAACGCAATTTTCTTCATTTCACTTTCCTCCTTATCGCATTAGTTATGTAAAACCCAAACTGCCAAGTCATTATACAATGGTGAAATCCCCATTCAATCAAATTTACAGAATCGATACGATTATTCATCATTCTTTACCTTCAAAGCAGCCTGAAGAACAATTTTGGTTTTTATTTTCATGTATCCAGCCCAATTTTCATCATTAGTAAACTCACCTAAAAATCATTCACTTGAGCTTCTTGAAGCACAGAATGATGTAGTGTAAGCTTCTATATTAGGATTTTGTGAAGGAGTTTCATCACTTAGTGCCAATGTATTTTTATTATAATGAAAATTTAGTACATAGATTAGTTAGTACATTTTATAGGATCAAAAAACACCCCTTCATATCATAGGTCAGAGGTGTTGAATAAAACTTATTTCGTTTTAACACTTCTCAGAAAAACACTTCTGTTCTCTGTGGCAGTTGTCAGCATCGTGGCATTTTCATTAAGCCGTCGAACTAATGCTTCTTTAGCTTTTCCTTCATTTAAGTTAGTAGACCGAATAACAAAAGTCCCGACTTAACATTTACTGCTAGTTGATTGTGTTAAGTAAACTCCTTTATCATTTTTCGGATTTGTCAGAAAAATAACAGAACCACATTAAACTAATGACGCCGGCAGCACCTAAGATTGTCATTATGATATAAGCCCATGTGGGTAAATCCATACACTTCCCCTCCTAAAAATTAAATAAATCAATTAAGGTCTTCTTCTTTCTTTTTCTTGTCCAGTTTAATACTTATAAAAATGTTGATGATTGCAGCTGAGAGATATAAAAACCCTACTCCCAGAGTGCCTAAAATTGTACTTACAATTATGATGTAACTTTTTGTCATCACTTGACTGTCATCAAAATAAGAAGTGTAATTAATCCAGCTAAAACACCTGCAAACCAAGCATTGCCAACAGCATAAGAATCATCAAGAACTCCTATCCATTGGCCAAAGATTGAGATTCCAACAGCAGTCAAACTGGATAGAAAAAGTTAATGATTTCATTTTCCCCCTCCTTAAACAGCTATTCTTCTTTTATGTAATTGAACAGCGATAAAAGATTGAATTGAACCACGTCTTTCGGTAAACAAGCCACTTCCAAAGTGATTCAAGGATTGGAACATTGAGAATTGCTGCTCGTCTTCATCAAGTCGGCTATCTTTAATACCATGATTTCTTATGTAATTTCATTTCTTCTGTTTGTTTTTTCTCCCCGGTCTTCCACTCCACTTTAACTACTAGATCATGTCCTATTACTTCCTCTTCAGGCATAAAATCAAAGGTAGCGATGTGGTCTTCCATATAACCTCCATCTGGCATTTCTTCACCTGTATACTCTGATAAATCATAATCTTCTCTGTCATCATATTTTTTACCATCTATGTATAAAGTGATTTTTTCAACAACAGTTCTTTTTTCGTCCTTCTTACTTCCCTGCCAGTACAAATTCAAAAAGTAATTAGGACCAATTGAAGTTTTATCTGATTTTTCAAGGTTAGAAACCCATATTCCGCTTTTTCCGCTGCCCTCATATTTTACTTTGTTTTCTGACATTATTACAAAGATTGATACGATGCAGATCACCAAAAATACAGTCATCAGCAATAGCCATTTTTTATTGTTCTTTTTTCTCATGTTTTTCCTCACTTCCCTCATTCTTTTAGTAGAAAATGCGATCAAAATGTTACAGATAATTAAAAAGAGCAAGTGAGCCAACAGAGGGTTGCTCTAAACTTTTTAAACTTCAATTAAAGGAAAGTTAAAACTTATAACATGCTTTAAATGCATGTTTTGTTTCATTAAGTCAATAACCTTCAAAATTATTACATTAATCCCTAAGATTATGATAATATCTTTATGAGATATTTTCGAATACTGAGAGTGAAAGTGTTGATGAATTAGCTTACTTCGCCGCAAAAAGTTTTGAAACAATAGGTGCTTTTGAAGAGGCTACAAGCTTTTTCAATGAAAAGATTTGGGCTGAACAGAAAATGAATCAGGTGGAGGGAATCTTATGAAAAAAATAGTGCTTTGCGTATCTATTTTAACTGTGATTTTAAGTGGAGCAGCTTTAACGCAATGAGTACAGATTCACCATCTAGCATCCAAGTTGCTGAAAGGCCGGTCGGAGGTTAAGGAGAAGAGCATTCTATATAGCCCGCCTCATGAGAGTGGGCTTATTATTTTTCCATTACTCCAACACCTTAAGGCACCCTTAAGTTCGCTAACAATAGCTTGTTGAATAATTTTTATACTTATTTTATCCTTATGATTCAATGATAAGGATAAAATAAGTATATAATTAGATCAATGAATTCTTATCAGCAGAACCACAAAATAGTAAGGTATTACCATTAATTTCCAACAGATAAAAGAGGGACTAATTTGAGAGAAAAATTATATTCATGTTTAATTTGCGGATATAAAGGATTAAGTCAAAGTCCTTTGTATAAAGGCGAGTATCAAAAAACGTTTGACATTTGTCCATGTTGCGATTTTGAGTTTGGCTACAGTGAGGACCATGATGTAAGATTAGGCTTTATTGTCACTCCGGATCATTTAATTGAGGCTGCATTTCAATTGTATCGCAAACAATGGATTGAGTCCGGGATGAAAATTGCTCATCCTGAAGATATTCCAGAAGATTTAAAAAATGGTGGTTGTTTAAAATTTGAAGTTCTGTTGAAACAACTGAAAAACCTAAATCTTGACATAGAGAATTTTGAAATTAACGGCTTTCATGATTAACTGAGGTGCTTTTTTGGTTTTTCAAAGGTGTAACAGTCTTTATCTTTACAATGTCAAGCTAAAAATGCGCAGGAAGTGATTCAACTGCTTGTTCATTTCAATACTTTTCTATTCGTATTCAATAAAGACTTTGTGATCGCCAACAAACATTTCACTTCCATCAGATAAGTGTATCCAAAAAGCCTCCTCTGGTTCTTCTCTATAGTCAAAAATTGCAGTAACTTTGATGTTTGACTCATCTTTGATTGGTTTTCCAACTGTTATTTTCGTTTTTTCCTCTGGCAAAGTAATGGATTTAATCATCAAAACCTTCCCATCTTATCAGTTTTACTCTCCCTCTTCCCTTTCCTTTCCTTTCTCCGCAGTATGCTTAATGCTGATTCATCTCATCTATATAAGAAAAGAAATATGAATATTCTATTTCAATGACTGACAAATTTTATAATAAGATGCTTTAACGCCTAATTAACGCCATCTTCAGTGAATTTAAAGGTCTGTTTTAAATTACGTCCTTCTTGCCCTTTTTGCGTCCAGATTATAACAATTTCTAATTCAGAGGCTTTATCTGCCAGCATAAAATGCTTGAACCTCAACGGCGATCCATCGTTTAAACTTTCAGCTAACGTTTTAGCATCATCTATTTGTTTTACACAATTTTCATCGGGGCATCCAAAAAGTGAAAACCTTGTGATTGAATCAGGATCATTTCTATACAATTGCACATCCACCGTAGCTGCTTCTTTCCCAATATTGTTGACTTCCAAGGAATAAACATTATATTTCCCTTTCTTAGGTGCCGCAAATTCCTTTGTATTTTTTGCTTCACTTACTTCTACTGACCACTGTTCCGTTTTTTGTGTAATCGGCAACACCGTAAAAGTAAGAGCGTGCGCATTTGATTGAACAAAAGTAAACGCAAATAATATTACATATAAGAAAAATAATACCTTCTTCACTTCATTTATCCCTCCATTCGCTTGTCCAATAATAGTATCCTATTGCCGCTCGGCATTTATTTCTTTCGGTATTTGAGATGGCGCTTTAGGGACTTTTCTCAGTTTGTTATTGATCATATCAGAAGAGTACAACGTAACAATCATACTCCCTCCATACCGTTTTGCCCGAATTAATATTGGCTGGTTATATTGGTTTTTAAAGAGAAAGTCTGGACCTCCCCAGCTTACTGTCGCATCACGTCCGGACGGAACATATGGTACGCTTCTTGAATGAGAATAGCGCTGAACGATTCGCATCCCCGCACGATCGACTGCATTAAATAGTGTTGAAGATACCTGGCAAATTCCTCCGCCTACACCTTCAGACAACTCACCTTTAACGATAATGGGTGCACTCTTGTATCCTTTGTCTTGAGTTCTCATCCCAACAACTTGATTAAACGAAAACGTCTCATTAGGGAAAACAACATGATTGTTAATCGCTTTTGCAGAAAGAGAAATATTGTGTGAACGGCTTTTATTGTTCGAATTAAAATACGTTACGTACTGACCGAGCTGATGTGTACTGATGTGAGCAAGCAGCTCGCTGTCAACTTTCGGATATATGTTCAATTCCGGCACTTCTACCTTGGAGGGGCCATGGCCATAGAAATAGGCATAAAACTTTTCCTTAAACGCCTGTTGATAAAGTCTGTAACCAACCCTGCCCGGGACAATGCTTCCCTGTTCGTTAAGCACAGCATTAGCCGGCTCCCGGTAAATTTCCTGATCCAGCTGTTCGATCAATTTACGGTATTTTTCATGGTCAATCATTGGAGTACCAGGAAGAGGCATTGTAAAGTTTTCACGGGTAACAGTAGCTATCGTCCG
Coding sequences:
- a CDS encoding YoaK family protein, whose amino-acid sequence is MTAAAYRNTLLSLLCLTAGIVDVIGYLSLGHVFTANMTGNIVLLGLAIGKSLEVTVFNSLTALIGFICGVVISTLMVGKAENTLWPTAVTKALALEAFILFVFACLSFYSAFVPVYILIILMSISMGIQTIAAKKLGIAGISSTVLTGTLASLLEDLSGRLFFKKQKKTFLRDAVLRALAIILYCVGAIIVAFAEPDFYDIIIWVPIVLIFGIMMTAKLKLSGEK
- a CDS encoding polysaccharide lyase family 1 protein; its protein translation is MKRFCLWFAVFSLFLVLLPGKAFGAVDFPNTSTNGLLGFAGNAKNEKGISKASTTGGKNGQIVYIQNVNDLKNHLGGSTPKILVLQNDLSASSKTTVTIGSNKTLVGSYAKKTLKNIYLTTSSASGNVIFQNLTFEHSPQINGNNDIQLYLDSGINYWIDHVTFSGHSYSASGSDLDKLLYIGKSADYITISNSKFANHKYGLILGYPDDSQHQYDGYPHMTIANNYFENLYVRGPGLMRYGYFHVKNNYSNNFNQAITIATKAKIYSEYNYFGKGSEKGGILDDKGTGYFKDTGSYPSLNKQTSPLTSWNPGSNYSYRVQTPQYTKEFVTKYAGSQSTTLVFGY
- a CDS encoding acetoin reductase — encoded protein: MSKTAIVTGSAGGLGRGIAERLCKDGFRVVLHDINGALLNETVSDFKEKHFHVIGVRGDVSKRENQFNLVKEAADQFGRLDVFVNNAGIEAVSPFLEITEEQLNRLFQVNVNGVVFGTQAAADQFMKQKTKGKIINACSIAGHESFEMLGTYSATKHAVKSFTHTAAKELAKYKITVNAYCPGVAKTKMWDRIDEEMVKHSDDLQPGEAFEKFSSEIALKRYQIPEDVANLVSFLASDASDYITGQAILTDGGLVYR
- a CDS encoding DUF4944 domain-containing protein; protein product: MRKKNNKKWLLLMTVFLVICIVSIFVIMSENKVKYEGSGKSGIWVSNLEKSDKTSIGPNYFLNLYWQGSKKDEKRTVVEKITLYIDGKKYDDREDYDLSEYTGEEMPDGGYMEDHIATFDFMPEEEVIGHDLVVKVEWKTGEKKQTEEMKLHKKSWY
- a CDS encoding VanW family protein; the encoded protein is MIQIWITGLLLLAQPSEPPDSLTVTQQGRTIATVTRENFTMPLPGTPMIDHEKYRKLIEQLDQEIYREPANAVLNEQGSIVPGRVGYRLYQQAFKEKFYAYFYGHGPSKVEVPELNIYPKVDSELLAHISTHQLGQYVTYFNSNNKSRSHNISLSAKAINNHVVFPNETFSFNQVVGMRTQDKGYKSAPIIVKGELSEGVGGGICQVSSTLFNAVDRAGMRIVQRYSHSRSVPYVPSGRDATVSWGGPDFLFKNQYNQPILIRAKRYGGSMIVTLYSSDMINNKLRKVPKAPSQIPKEINAERQ